From a single Nothobranchius furzeri strain GRZ-AD chromosome 7, NfurGRZ-RIMD1, whole genome shotgun sequence genomic region:
- the LOC129158893 gene encoding histone-lysine N-methyltransferase set-1-like, giving the protein MFLVNKSYVLFFTFSIDASREDDSLGRLVNDDHKYPNCKMKQLAVQYKPHLCLFAIDNIQAESEITYDYGESMWPRRALTPSVETMSQPPTDQETPSVETMSQTPTDQEVSEKSEEKL; this is encoded by the exons atgtTTTTAGTGAACAAATCATATGTTCTTTTCTTCACTTTTAGCATTGATGCCTCCCGTGAAGACGACTCACTTGGCCGGCTGGTTAATGATGACCACAAGTACCCAAACTGCAAGATGAAACAGCTGGCAGTCCAGTATAAACCTCATCTCTGCTTGTTTGCTATTGACAATATCCAAGCAGAGAGTGAAATCACCTATGACTATGGAGAATCTATGTGGCCACGGCGAGCTCTG acgccaagtgttgagaccatgtcccaacctcctacagaccaagaa acaccaagtgttgagaccatgtcccaaactcctacagaccaagaagtgagtgaaaaatcggaagaaaagttatga